The Anas acuta chromosome 9, bAnaAcu1.1, whole genome shotgun sequence sequence AATAATGATGATTGTCAGAGCTTGTTAACCACAATTATTTTCAAGACATATGTGATTCTGTATAAATACCCAAGTCTGGTATATAATCTAAAACATACTGTTTAAATCTATAAGCGTTCCTGAGCTAATTTCTCTATGGGAATATTAGTTGCTGCTTCCTGGCTTCACTGTGTTTGAATTCATATCCATGAACGTTAAATTAAAATTAGTCTAAATATTTGTTGAGAATTAATCACCTGATAAATTTagctctgtttcatttttatgaataaTTCATCATCTCCTCTCCCTTCCGTTGGTGTGTTTGGTTATTTACAAGAACTGAATTACCAGTTCACGCTACAAAATCCTGCATTCCAGGGGATTTGTAAAATCTTCTCCTTGTGAACCTGACTGGTGATTATGACAGCATTTGGTTTTACCACCAGTATTTTATGGTGCTGTTCTGCTTCTTGAAGGActcattgtattttttaagagaGACATAAGCAACCTTGCACAGCAAATACTTTGCAACAAAAACGTTACTGTGTATATTTTATGTGTATCATGGATGTTCCTAGACAGGATGCCTGTAGTAGTAAAAGCCTGTTGGTGTGAATGATTAGGAACAATATTATGAGGTGTGACTGCAGGAATGAACAGCTATTTAAAACTTACCTGAAATAGAAAAAGCTGCTGTTGTATAGTCCTTTGCCAAAGGGAAAGAATAATTCTGTCCCTGGAAGGCATTTTGCTCTAGAGTGGCCTCAGGTAAGGCTGAATGAGAAGTTATCTACCACCAGATATTAtaaagaggacaaaaaaaaaaaatttgttcaTGGGAACAAGAATCTTTCAGACTTCAGAATCTGAAGGAATCCTTCTGATTCCTTCAGAATCAAATAGTTCAAATGTTAAGTGGTTCTTGCACCTCTAGCACATAGGGGATGACTCTCTCTCAAACCTTATTTCCTACCTTCAGTATAGGAAGTGAAAATCCAGATTTTCTGAATGGAATTTTTGTTCCCCACTCTAGTGTTGGAAGACTAATTTCTGGGTGCTGCTCATTAAATAAATCTTCgccataaaattaaattactagCAAacatcatttctcttttttttttttcaacttacTTAAATAGATACCATCTTGAAGTTCACATTGGGTGATGTCTTTATATTTGTTGCTCTCAAACTCAGTTTGTTGCTATTAATTAAATTACAAATCAGAAAATTACTTCTAAAattatgaaaagcaaaagcaaaacccacACAACACACCTTGATGTGGTTAGTAACTGGTAGCATAACTCACAGAGCATCAAAGGGTTCTTTAAACACAGACTTTCATCAGTGATGCTGCAAGTCTTCGTCTAATCTTTCATGATTTCCCATGCAGAAACatcaaaagggaaagaaaatagcaCTGTTCCAAAGCAACAGTGCTCTGTGGGAAAAGTATATGTTTAGCTACAATGCATACATggcaaaattattatttacatgagagatattttaataaacagcATCATTagctccctttcttttcctgtatggAACAAGGATTTGTGCAGTTCAAAATAATGTCCAAAGCTCAAGggatttctggaagaaaatgaaaaagaattagaaaGTATCTAACATATAAGTCTTCAAAGCAAGAAGATCAATTTATGTTCATTTTTACTTACTGAAACACATTCTgcatattttattgtttctgtcaTCCTGTTATAATCCATCCAGAGAGTTTTCAAAGAACATTAAGTcctacaaataaacaaactgtgATTGTAAGGAAggtacaaaaatacaacaatTAATATGAAAAGTCATATTTGTAGGCTTTTATTACATAAAGTAACTAGGTCAGTCAATCAACTTATATTGTTTTGCCACTGAGCAACCAGAGTTTCAGAGGACAATCCAAAAATCTTAAGTACCACAAGTTACATTTCTAACCTAATAAAAACTAAATATCTGAGCTGTTgatgttttaaagcaaagacTTTCTAGTGAATAATTTACATacttttgtccttttgtgttttctgatgtATATATTGAAGGTGACTGATACCATTGCATGCTACTCTTAATATGTTAAAGTTGACAAAAGCAGCaagcattaagaaaataacagtatTCTCTTTTTCATATGTAATTCTTTTCTTACAATTAATTTcacaagagatttttttttttttatttttaggagaaATCATATGACCTGAATATTATACATGCAAAACACTCAACAGAGTTATTGAAGAGgcagctgcctccctccccaccaaGGAGTCCCAGCTGGGGACCAGGTTTGAACAGTTAATTTTTAGATGGTTGATTTTCCCCTGGAACTTAAGAACTGGGCTCAGTGTTTTAAATTACCACCAGAGCTACCATAACCTTTGTTATGGATCATACAAACACAGCAGATAAGAAGCTTGGGGAAGTTTGCTACATTTGATATTTGATCCTGTCATGCAAGATATTGAACTACACATAGaatactattttaaaagtttagtgaacaaaatattacaaaaatagaaaaactaaaaatgggatgaaaaataaaaaaaataaaaaataaaagctttccagTGAACTGCTATCCTCCAGGCAGTGGTTTGACTTTTCACTGCATGTATGCCTTTGTATGATCACAGCTGACAGCAAGGGTCCCTTTGTTCCCGCAGGCTGTCCAGTTCCATGAAACTACCTCTTGATTTTTCATACTTACAATGAGAAAACATGCACCAATCATCACTGCCTTGATTTTCACATCAAGATCTACTGGGACCTGGATCCCAAAGTTGGCAGTGTTGGTAAAGACATTGTTTACAAATCCAGACCAGTACTTGGAAATTTTGCCAATGGTTGACATTTCATTGAGAACTTTTACCTGCACCAAtgaaagataggaaaaaaaaaaaaaaaaaaaaagtaaagaaatctAATACGCACTTATTATATCCTAACAGAATTAATGACTGCCCCACTATGCAGAGTATGCCATAGTTGCCAGGCTGCTCTTGTCATTGAAATACTCTATTAGTGTCGGATTTACTTTTAGGAATGGCACTCAACAAAGGGTCTCTCTTACACATTTGGAGATATCAGCATCTTCAGAGCTGATGGAAAAGTGGATGAAGGTAATTGTGAAAATTTATACCAATTCTTCTTtcataacagatttttttcccccattttgtGTATCTGATGTGCTCCAAGTCACAGTAGTATCACTGCTGTGGACCACTGTCCCCCACAACTAACAGATATGTTCTTGATTGTGCAGCCATCTTCAAGTTTCTCAGACTATACTGAAATTTGGGACATTCCCTACTGAACTCTTCTGAAGAACACAGAAGTACTCTTATGAATCTTTAACTAAGAGAAAGAGCTTTGTTCACATCAGAAACCTCAGTCCATGGTTtcttcagtcatctcccattcTCCCTCTCATCTCATAAATCTCCCTCTAAATATTTCAACAGCTCTTCAGAATTACTTTTCTCCTGACAAATGATGTTAAATGGATGCAGAATTGTCACTCCTGTTCAGAAAACACCTGCAGGAATCTGCACGTAGAAGTCAGGAACTCCAATACACATCATTGTAATTATGTTCCCAAATTATTTTAGcgtatttaatatttttaagggTAGAATAATAGGATTTTCAAGTGAGAAATTCATTCAAAGCAGTAACTTTAAAATTCTTACCACTCGTAAGTAACATACCTCAAACTCAACATCTTCAAAACAGCCACAGGTTGCATACGGGCCAATTATTTTTAGGACatcttctttgctttcattctgTATAGTAAACTTAGGCAGAAAAGGGTCCCAGTTCTGTACAACATACCCAGCTATTGTACCTGGGGGGGACTGCACTTCTAGctatcaaacaaaacaaagcaaaatcttATAAACTGGTCTTATATTAGTGTATTTTTCCATAATACTGTATCATTTAGataactgcaaaatatttttttactgaaCGTAATTATGTATAATTTTACTGAATCATGAACTGGATATCTAATGGCTGTCTAAtggtgtttttatatatatatatatatatatatatgtttttatatacagTGAACAATGTAAACCTCAAAAGCTGCACCAGAAGCTAACACCGATGTAAGATTTGAGAAAAGTAATACAATGTAATGCAAAAGTATTATAATCAGCGAGTATCCTACAGGCTTTTTCATGAAGTAATTGTGCTACCCAAGgacctttttttctaaaatcctGATGCAGCACCAATAAAATAGGTAGGTGAGTCATgctataaaacattttaataaaataagaaagatgcatgagaagaagacaaaaatggaatgaaaaaatCTGATTCTGTATTTTTCGCTCAAAgaagccttttttgtttgtttgtttgtttgtttgtttttctacaatAATTGCTTCTAAATTAAGGCCTGTTTGTAAGAATGGTCTTTAAAAGAAGTAAGAACATAGCCCAGTAGCCAGTATAAGGTTTTTATTCTCCTCTCACTTGTAATATTGCCTGGACACATGCAGAAGTGAGAACAGAAGCTGCTCTCCGCACAGCccggggctgggatggggctgggaatTCCTTCCTGCCATCCTCACTGAGGTTGCACAAAGCTTAATTAATGCTGAGCACATGCAGTGAGATGCTCGGACAAAAGGCAATTAGGCAGCACTCACCTCTTGCAGGAAGCAGGGgaaccagcagctgctgcatctCAAGGGTCTATTCACTGTAATCACTTCTTGGCCTGAGTTATCAGCAATCCTTATGGTGAAAGACCTTATAGGCGAACACAAGTTACGATCAAAGCAACCGTTTTCTTCCACTGCAAAGTAAACTCTTTGTCCCAAATGGTTTTTTATCTCATATTTGCTGCAGGTTTCTGTGCCAAGTATGGctaataaagcaaaacaagtcAGGTGTTACTGTACCGTAATGTTAGAATTAGAGGTAGCCTCTGCCAAGACTCACCAAATTCAGCTTTGCATACAAGTTTACAGCTTCAGTCTTCTCTGCCTTATATATTCTAAAATCTATGAACAGAGACtgtataaaaaatgttttgaaattacACAAAGTACAATGATAATGATATAATAATGTCAgctctgtattttgaaataacatttaCTTCAAAGACTTTGGTTTGCCGTACACTGAAGTATAGATCACAAAACAGAATTCATGTCCTGAGTTTTGGTTTTGGCTTCTTCTTTTTAACCTGTGAAGAATAATGATATGAGGCCATCCCACTTCAGTGACAACTTGCACAGTGACAACTTGGGAGATACCCAAGAATCAGGCCACAAACATTTCAAGATggagaaatgcatttaaaaaattgtttactTGCAGAACTCGAAACTTTGAAATTTTGAGGaactatgtaaataaaattatgcttcaatttttttttcctgacctttCTTTCTCTATTCACTTGTCATATGTTAATTGCTGTTAAGGACAACAACCATCCTTCCAATCCATGGAAAAAATTCATCTTTAATAACTTTGAGAGAGGGGTTTTAGGGCTGAGGCAGAGGCTCTTTGTGATCCTTCTTTCCTCATTTCACCGTACTACCACCACAGTAGAGACCTGACGCAAGGTCAGCAGAAGACTTTGCAATGACTTCAGCAAGATGGGGAGAAGACTTGAAAACCTTCTGGAGATACCTGTGTACCAGCACCATTAGAGCATGATAAGTATTGCACGATACCTTCAAGGAGCTCCACCTGCTGATGAATAATTATCCGGtccagctgtttaaaaaaaacaaaaaacaaaaaacaaagtagTGAGTGCTGGAAGAGCCTACACTTCACTGTCTGAAACTGTCCTCATCTGTGAAATGATTAcaaatgcaggagaaaaacTCTTTGCCATGAcacacagcttttctgtgcttATTGTACCTCTGCCATACTCTGGCTTAGAAAACAATCACCAGTCCTACAAAACCTTAATTTCagtctaccttgatttcagcCCACCTTCCAGTTTTATGTGACTTTTTGTGCATGTTTTACCTGACATGTTAGGCATTGCTAGTTCCTTCTACTCAAAACCCTGGTAGGTATCAGACAGCTGACACAGGGTTTTGCCATTACTCACAGCTGAAGTCAAAAAGCATGTGATGGACTTCTGAGACCAGCATGTCGCAGTTCTCTGGCATTTGTATATTTTACAATTGACAAATCTTACCTGGTACACATTCCAACTGTTGCAGCCATTTATCAATTCCAGTCATCTCCTGCAGCTAGTGcaggcagcaaagaaaaacttGTAAGAGAGAAACTTCTGTATCCCTTTCGTTAATCTCTGGAATGCACATgccagaaataataaaaaatatttggactTAAAAATCTTCTCCCAATAATATTCGCTGTTTGTCATTTAGATTTCATGAGATATGAGAAACCTTAGAGCTCATGGGAAGTTAATACAGAGCTCTGctgatgaaaaatgaataaacaggTTAAAGATGGCAGagctattttaatattttagtattGATTTTAATATGTATTCCTTTCCTCCAGATagattttcaaagggaaaagaagaataatGAGCCTGTATTGTTAAAAGCTTTGAGTGATTTTGTTCTGTGTATTAGTTTGTTGTGTCCCAGGCAGAGGCAATATTTAGACAACACAGCAGTACCACTTGTtaggcttgtttgttttgccttgtttCTGCAAGGCAGCCGTTCTGATGCATCTTTTATTAGGACACTTGTGGATTAAGAGAATTCTGCACTTCATTTGAAAGCATCCAAAGCCCTTTGGTTTACATGGGTCTCGGTCCTCTTGAGCTCAGATGTGTTTAAATTCCTTATACACTGCTAATTGTCAGAATTTAGTTTTGTCAGTATTAAATTTATATCTGATCAGTCTAACAAAATCTAAACAAGGAAACTTCTTACAAAATTGATTAAGCTTGGATAGTGGCACAACACAACATTGATCTTGGAAAATTTATCTTAGGTCTCTTCCATCTATTCCTGCTCTGGGCAAAGGAATGACCTTTGGGTTGGACACTGCACAATTCCAAGAACTATGGCTGTGATCTGGAAGTCAATCATGGTTTTGGGGTAACCTGTCTTGTAGAAAAGTGTTTAGGGTGCCACTTTAATGGTAATTACAGAAAGCATGGTATCAGTGTACCAGGGCAGAAGCGTTACTTTGTCAGTCTCTGAAGAGCTTTGAACAGCCAAGTGCATTGCTCCACAGCATGGCTGGCTTCAGGTGTGTATTTCCAGAGGGAAATACTTCTTTCCGGCTTTAACAGgacagatattttcttttcctctcaccCATCACTACATGCTTGGCTCCTAAGTTCCTGTTTTGTATAAGAATGTGGGGATCTCACAGCAAGTATGAGCATCATCCTGCACCAAAACATTCTGCAACGCATGGAAACACTAGGTGTGGCATAAATCAGAGGAGGGGATGTTTCAATCTCTAAATAGATCTAAATACAAGGGAGCAGAAGACTggattacttaaaaaaaaaaaaaaaaaaaaaaaaaaaaggtaatctAGAAAAGTAGAATCCATAGAatgagggagaagggagagttCTCCTTTCACAGCTTCCCTGGCCAGCAGGGGCGACAGTGAGGGCCAGGCTGACTGCATCCTCTCACAAATGCAGCATCACAGGCAGTGACACAGCAGACATGGACCCACAAGTCATCCTTGGACCTCCCTTATTCCAGCAGATTGGATTCAAAGCTTGAATCAGTAACAAAAATCCCGGTGAGCAGAAATCTTCAGTGCAACACAAAGAGGTGCAATCGCtatgtttttttgttactgtcCCCTAGCTCTTACTCCAGGGGATGCTGTCAGACCACATTAACAGCCAGACCTGACCTTGGAGAAGCTGAACCTCGGTGAAGATTGCTTAACACTCTACAGCCACTCTCCAGCAAacaggtgtatttttttttttttcttacacaatGAAAATCCTTAACAGAAAACTTGCAGTGGGTTGCTCAGGGGCAAGCAAGGTTGTGTCAGGAAGCCAGGCTGGCTCAGCATTGCACACCCTCTTTACTCTGTTCAGACAGCAGAGCAAATTGAGAATAATTAGgaagggctgcagcacaggcacatgGTTATTGGCTTGAGAACAAGCATGAATGAAGTCTTGAGTTCTAGTTATAGTTCTGACAGCTCCTTGCTCTTTTGTCTTTGTGTCAGATGTAAAGCTTCTATAAAATGGAGAAATAGAATTTGCTTGCCCACATTGTATGGCTAAAGCTGAGGTGTAATTCATGTTcatgcagaagactgaatatGTAACCTGGCAAGTATTTACTATCATAATCACTTTTTGACTAAAAAATGTAGCTCGACAGTCTGTGAACAAACACTTCTGTAATTGACAACACATCATTTTGTGCACAGGCACCATGAAATGAAAATCATAACGCCACTTCGAAGATGATTTCTGAAGGATCTCCTGGTTTCATTAGCTATCTACGTGGCTTAGgtttcaaatataaaatgcattcaGTTTCTGTTTCTAAATCAAGCTACAGACAAGCATATTTGAAATAGAGCCCTCAAgtgaaacaaacatttctcaGCACTACCTAAACACAAATACAACAGAAGTGTGTGTATCACCATCATCTGACTACACTGTGGGCCTGATTCTTCCCTCTGACATACCAGCTGGGATGCATGAAGCGTTACTCGATGTATGTAAGAGTGACAGGATCCAGCCATTTGTGAAATGCAAACTGGAGACAGTGTCAAAGCAGTAGTCAGGGGTGgacttccaaaaaaaatcaggaatagATGAAACTTTTGGAGCTCACCTGATGAAGCTATGGAGCTGCAGACCACCACTGATCTGAGCTCCAGGGGCTGTGTGGTTTCACAGAGCAAGGTGAACAGGTGCACACTTAGCACCAGGACTAAGATGTTTTTaccattccctttccctttccctcccctgccTGTGACCTTAGCTTCCATTTCCATgcaattttctgtctttggcACTAGCCCtttcctgccccacagcccaaACCAGAGTGGGCGTGGGTCTGCAGCTGCTCAGGCTTTCACTCACCAAGTCATCCCCTTGGGATATGGCTTTCCCAGGACCCTCCCTCTAACCTTGAGGACACTGTCCCAGTGGGCACAAGGAATTTGCTCAGAAGACCTGCATGTTCCCAAAAGGATGGAATGTGACAGTTCCTTCAGCACACTGCTTGTTTTCATCAACCAGACTAGTTCTGAGGTCAGACGGAGGTTGGCAGTGGTTTCCCTGGAAGTGAGCTCTTAAGGAGCTGGAAGGAATCTGGGCAGGACAATGAGAGGGATAAAAGTTATGATCAGGAAAAAGCAAGTcctagagagaagaaaattgtg is a genomic window containing:
- the PLSCR5 gene encoding phospholipid scramblase family member 5: MASQESQQQTTTIFKDYLPGSSGLPEQEKPVEPTSLWKQTSQAHNLPPGLEYLNQLDRIIIHQQVELLEAILGTETCSKYEIKNHLGQRVYFAVEENGCFDRNLCSPIRSFTIRIADNSGQEVITVNRPLRCSSCWFPCFLQELEVQSPPGTIAGYVVQNWDPFLPKFTIQNESKEDVLKIIGPYATCGCFEDVEFEVKVLNEMSTIGKISKYWSGFVNNVFTNTANFGIQVPVDLDVKIKAVMIGACFLIDLMFFENSLDGL